The Aequorivita sublithincola DSM 14238 genome window below encodes:
- a CDS encoding bifunctional UDP-3-O-[3-hydroxymyristoyl] N-acetylglucosamine deacetylase/3-hydroxyacyl-ACP dehydratase has translation MNKSVVKQRTIGKDISLTGVGLHTGKEVTLTFKPAPENHGYTFVRIDLEGHPVIEADAHYVVNTQRGTNLEKNGVKIQTSEHVLAALVGLEIDNCIMELNASEPPIMDGSSKFFVEAVEKAGVVEQEAPRAEYIVNEVISFLDEETGSEIIIMPSEEYQVTTMVDFGTKVLGTQNASLKHISDFKDEIANARTFSFLHEIEMLLEHGLIKGGDLNNAIVYVDKPLSPSTMDKLRTAFGKDTISVKPNGILDNLTLHYPNEAARHKLLDVIGDLALVGTRIRGKVIANKPGHFVNTQFAKKLSKIIKLEARNNIPKFDINQPPVKDVNQIMAMLPHRPPFLLVDKIMEMTETSVVGLKNVTMNEPFFVGHFPGAPVMPGVLIVEAMAQTGGILALSTVPDPENYLTFFMKINNVKFKQQVNPGDTLIFVLELISPIRRGIVHMQGNAYANGKLVTEAELMAQMVKTKNL, from the coding sequence ATGAATAAAAGTGTGGTAAAACAACGCACCATTGGGAAAGACATTTCCCTTACAGGAGTAGGATTGCATACCGGCAAGGAAGTAACTTTAACTTTCAAACCTGCGCCCGAAAACCATGGATATACTTTCGTGAGAATTGACCTTGAAGGTCATCCCGTAATTGAAGCAGACGCCCATTATGTTGTAAACACCCAACGAGGCACAAACCTCGAAAAAAACGGTGTTAAAATTCAAACCTCAGAGCACGTTCTAGCAGCTTTAGTCGGTCTTGAAATTGACAATTGTATTATGGAACTCAACGCTTCCGAACCACCAATAATGGACGGTTCCTCAAAGTTTTTTGTGGAAGCTGTTGAAAAAGCTGGGGTAGTGGAGCAAGAGGCTCCAAGAGCAGAATATATCGTGAATGAAGTTATTTCCTTCCTTGATGAAGAAACGGGCAGCGAAATAATTATTATGCCTTCAGAGGAATACCAAGTAACTACTATGGTCGATTTTGGCACAAAAGTACTTGGCACTCAGAATGCTTCACTTAAACATATTTCAGATTTTAAAGATGAAATTGCAAACGCCAGAACTTTCAGCTTTCTTCACGAAATAGAAATGTTGTTGGAACACGGCCTAATTAAAGGTGGCGACCTAAACAATGCCATCGTTTATGTGGACAAACCACTTTCGCCTAGCACTATGGACAAGCTCCGTACTGCTTTCGGAAAAGATACAATTTCAGTAAAACCTAACGGTATATTAGATAACCTAACACTTCACTATCCAAACGAAGCAGCCAGACATAAGCTTTTGGACGTTATTGGCGATTTGGCTTTGGTTGGTACGCGCATTCGCGGAAAAGTGATTGCTAATAAGCCGGGTCATTTTGTAAATACCCAGTTTGCCAAAAAACTTTCAAAAATTATTAAACTTGAAGCTAGAAATAACATTCCAAAATTTGATATAAACCAACCACCTGTAAAGGATGTAAACCAAATTATGGCGATGCTTCCACACAGACCGCCATTTTTGTTGGTTGATAAGATTATGGAAATGACGGAAACTAGCGTTGTCGGGTTGAAAAACGTGACAATGAACGAGCCGTTTTTTGTAGGTCACTTTCCTGGAGCACCGGTAATGCCTGGAGTTTTGATTGTTGAAGCAATGGCGCAAACAGGTGGAATTTTAGCATTAAGTACCGTTCCAGATCCTGAAAACTATCTTACATTTTTTATGAAAATAAACAATGTGAAATTTAAGCAACAAGTAAATCCAGGGGACACATTAATTTTTGTGTTAGAATTGATATCGCCAATACGCCGCGGTATAGTTCATATGCAAGGAAATGCGTATGCTAACGGAAAACTTGTAACAGAAGCCGAACTAATGGCCCAAATGGTAAAAACAAAAAATTTATAA
- a CDS encoding alanine dehydrogenase: MPKPKSPFTLAQLLPQEETLEIARQKGELHIGIPKEAYFQEKRICLTPDAVNAIVSNGHRVLIEKGAGNEAGFSDKDYSEAGAELTEDTKKVFGCPMVLKVEPPTLEELDMIKPKTVLISALQLKTRQKSYFDKLAKKKITALAFEFIKDEDHSYPAVKALSEIAGTASVLIAAELMVNAKKGNGLLFGNISGVPPIEVVVIGAGTVGEFAVRSALGLGANVKVFDSSITKLRTIQTNVNRILYTSTIQPKNLMKALLRCDVAIGAVRGQNRAPIIVTEEMVRNMKKGAVIIDVCVDMGGCFETTEMTSHDNPTIIKHDVIHYGVPNIPARYPKTASISISNIFTPYVLEIAESGGLENAIRFDNGLKNGLYFYRGILTNKAVADWFDMPYSDINLLIF; encoded by the coding sequence ATGCCAAAACCAAAATCCCCATTTACTTTAGCACAATTACTTCCGCAAGAAGAAACCCTTGAAATAGCCAGACAAAAAGGCGAATTACATATCGGTATTCCTAAAGAAGCCTATTTTCAAGAGAAACGAATTTGCCTTACTCCAGATGCGGTTAATGCTATTGTGAGCAACGGCCACAGGGTTTTAATTGAAAAGGGAGCTGGCAATGAAGCTGGGTTTTCAGACAAAGATTATTCCGAAGCTGGAGCTGAGTTAACCGAGGATACGAAAAAAGTATTTGGTTGTCCAATGGTGTTAAAAGTGGAACCTCCTACTTTAGAAGAGTTGGATATGATTAAACCAAAAACGGTTCTCATTTCGGCTTTACAGCTGAAAACGCGCCAGAAATCATATTTTGATAAACTCGCAAAAAAGAAAATTACAGCCCTCGCTTTCGAATTTATAAAAGACGAAGACCACAGTTATCCCGCCGTTAAAGCTTTAAGCGAAATAGCCGGAACCGCCTCAGTATTAATCGCTGCTGAATTAATGGTCAATGCAAAAAAAGGAAACGGTCTTCTTTTCGGAAACATAAGTGGCGTCCCTCCTATCGAAGTTGTCGTTATTGGCGCAGGAACCGTCGGGGAATTTGCCGTTCGGTCTGCCCTGGGTTTGGGTGCAAACGTAAAAGTTTTTGATAGTTCTATTACGAAGTTACGAACCATTCAAACCAATGTGAATCGGATTCTATATACTTCAACGATACAACCTAAAAATTTGATGAAAGCATTGCTGCGTTGCGATGTGGCAATTGGCGCTGTTCGCGGACAAAACAGAGCGCCAATTATAGTAACCGAAGAAATGGTGCGAAATATGAAAAAAGGCGCTGTAATAATAGATGTGTGCGTAGATATGGGCGGCTGTTTTGAAACTACCGAAATGACTAGCCACGACAATCCAACAATTATAAAACACGATGTAATTCATTATGGAGTTCCTAATATTCCCGCGCGCTATCCTAAAACTGCCTCAATTTCAATAAGTAATATCTTCACACCCTATGTTTTAGAAATTGCGGAAAGCGGCGGACTCGAAAATGCCATACGTTTTGACAACGGTTTAAAAAATGGTTTGTATTTTTACCGCGGAATTTTAACCAATAAAGCAGTTGCAGACTGGTTTGATATGCCTTATAGCGATATTAATTTATTGATTTTTTAG
- a CDS encoding bifunctional response regulator/alkaline phosphatase family protein, translated as MSDIKVLWVDDEIDLLKPHIIFLEKKNYKVTTAQSGTEALEEIKKENFDIVFLDENMPGLTGLETLAEIKELQAAIPVVMITKSEEEYIMEEAIGSKIADYLIKPVNPHQILLSLKKNLDHSRLVSEKTTSNYQQEFRKIAMDLSMVNSFEEWKDLYSKLVYWELELENIEDSGMFEILESQKTEANSQFCKFIDKNYADWFEDPNEAPTMSHTLFKEKIQPQIEQGTPTLLVVVDNLRFDQWKAFEPTVANIYKKTSEELFCSILPTATQYARNAIFSGLMPSDMEKLHPDLWLNDTEDGGKNMKEEEFLQAQLKRLGLKLNWSYHKITSLKQGKKLVENFRSHKDEDLTVVVYNFVDMLSHSKTEMEVIKELASNDKSYRSLTQSWFKNSPLLEIIQQAARLGFKLIITTDHGTINVKNPSKVIGDKNTSLNLRYKTGKSLTYEDKEVLAAKNPKTLGLPTINMSSSFIFAKDDYFFAYPNNYNHYVSYFRNTYQHGGVSLEEMIIPFSVFTPK; from the coding sequence ATGAGCGACATAAAAGTACTATGGGTAGATGATGAAATAGATTTATTAAAACCACACATTATATTTCTTGAAAAGAAAAATTACAAAGTTACCACCGCTCAAAGTGGGACTGAAGCATTAGAAGAAATAAAGAAAGAAAATTTCGACATTGTTTTTCTAGATGAAAATATGCCAGGCCTTACAGGGCTTGAAACTCTTGCAGAAATTAAGGAACTACAAGCCGCAATTCCCGTCGTGATGATTACAAAAAGCGAAGAAGAATATATTATGGAAGAAGCCATAGGTTCCAAAATTGCAGATTACCTTATAAAACCTGTAAATCCGCACCAAATTCTACTTAGTTTAAAGAAAAATCTAGATCACAGTAGATTGGTTTCAGAAAAAACCACTTCAAATTATCAGCAAGAATTTAGAAAGATTGCAATGGATCTTTCTATGGTGAATAGTTTTGAGGAATGGAAAGACCTTTATTCAAAATTGGTCTATTGGGAATTGGAGCTAGAAAACATCGAAGATTCCGGAATGTTTGAAATTCTAGAATCGCAAAAAACAGAGGCTAACAGTCAGTTCTGTAAGTTTATAGATAAAAATTACGCAGATTGGTTTGAAGATCCTAATGAAGCCCCCACAATGTCTCACACACTTTTTAAAGAAAAAATTCAACCTCAAATAGAGCAAGGCACTCCTACTCTGCTTGTTGTTGTTGATAATCTTCGTTTTGACCAGTGGAAAGCCTTTGAGCCAACTGTGGCAAATATTTATAAAAAAACTTCCGAAGAACTTTTCTGTAGTATCCTCCCAACGGCGACTCAATACGCGAGAAATGCTATTTTCTCTGGACTTATGCCAAGCGACATGGAAAAATTACATCCAGATCTTTGGTTAAATGATACTGAGGATGGTGGAAAAAATATGAAAGAGGAAGAGTTTCTTCAGGCTCAACTGAAAAGATTAGGTTTAAAACTAAACTGGAGCTATCATAAAATTACAAGTTTAAAGCAGGGAAAAAAACTTGTTGAAAACTTCAGAAGCCACAAGGATGAAGACCTAACGGTGGTTGTTTATAATTTTGTTGATATGCTTTCGCACTCCAAAACTGAAATGGAGGTTATTAAGGAATTGGCTTCAAACGATAAATCATATCGTTCTTTAACGCAGAGTTGGTTTAAAAATTCGCCTTTATTAGAAATTATTCAACAAGCTGCGAGATTGGGCTTCAAATTAATTATCACAACGGATCACGGAACTATAAATGTGAAAAATCCTTCAAAAGTAATTGGCGATAAAAACACAAGTCTAAATCTTCGCTATAAAACGGGAAAGAGTTTAACTTATGAAGACAAGGAAGTTTTGGCGGCTAAGAACCCAAAAACACTTGGTTTGCCAACCATAAATATGAGCAGTTCCTTCATTTTTGCTAAAGATGATTACTTCTTTGCTTATCCTAACAATTATAATCATTACGTGAGTTATTTCCGCAATACCTACCAGCACGGCGGGGTTTCTTTGGAAGAAATGATTATTCCTTTTTCGGTTTTTACTCCAAAATAA
- the lpxA gene encoding acyl-ACP--UDP-N-acetylglucosamine O-acyltransferase, producing the protein MNQPLAYVHPGAKIAKNVVIEPFTTIHNNVVIGEGTWIGSNVTIMEGARIGKNCNIFPGAVISGIPQDLKFKDEDTTVEIGDGTTIREYVTINRGTVDRGKTVVGKNCWIMAYCHIAHDCIVGDNCIFSNNSTLAGHVTVGDHVVLAGMTAVHQFCMIGNHAFVTGGSLVRKDVPPFVKAAREPLSYVGINSIGLRRRGFNPQKITEIQNIYRLLYQKNYNTSQASEIIEAEMEATPERDEILQFIKNSKRGIMKGYFNSN; encoded by the coding sequence ATGAACCAACCACTTGCATACGTCCATCCGGGCGCAAAAATAGCCAAAAACGTTGTTATTGAGCCTTTTACGACCATTCACAACAATGTTGTTATAGGCGAAGGAACTTGGATAGGTAGCAATGTAACTATAATGGAAGGAGCGCGCATCGGTAAAAATTGCAACATTTTTCCTGGAGCTGTGATTTCTGGAATTCCACAAGATTTAAAATTTAAAGATGAAGACACCACCGTTGAAATTGGCGATGGCACAACAATTCGTGAATACGTTACCATAAACCGTGGGACCGTTGACCGAGGAAAAACTGTAGTGGGTAAAAACTGTTGGATTATGGCATATTGCCACATTGCGCACGATTGTATTGTGGGCGACAACTGTATTTTTTCAAACAACAGCACGCTCGCTGGCCACGTAACAGTTGGCGACCACGTAGTTTTGGCGGGTATGACAGCTGTACATCAGTTTTGTATGATTGGCAATCACGCATTTGTAACGGGTGGATCATTAGTGAGAAAAGACGTTCCGCCGTTTGTAAAAGCTGCCAGAGAGCCACTTAGTTATGTAGGTATCAATTCTATTGGACTGAGAAGAAGAGGTTTCAATCCTCAAAAAATCACTGAAATACAGAATATATACAGACTTCTTTATCAAAAAAATTACAACACTTCCCAAGCTTCAGAAATTATAGAAGCTGAAATGGAAGCTACGCCTGAACGCGACGAAATACTCCAATTCATAAAAAATTCCAAACGTGGAATTATGAAAGGCTATTTCAATTCTAATTAA
- the lpxD gene encoding UDP-3-O-(3-hydroxymyristoyl)glucosamine N-acyltransferase → MKFTAAQIAGILNGTVEGDESVEVSQLAKIEEGNKGSLTFLANPKYTHYIYATQASITIVNNDFVATDKLSTTLIRVENAYKAFSQLLEYYNQVKMNKTGIENPVFISETAKYGENLYLGAFSYIGENVKIGDNVKIYPNVYIGDNVTVGNNSILFTGAKIYSETVIGESCVINSNVVLGADGFGFTPNEKGEYHKVPQTGNVILEDNVDVGPGTTIDRATLGSTLIKKGVKLDNQIQIAHNVTIGENTVIAAQTGVAGSTKIGKNCIIGGQVGIAGHIIIGDNVKIQAQSGIGRNLKDNETLQGSPAFGYGDFNKSYVYFKNLPKIMERFNTVEKKLDHE, encoded by the coding sequence ATGAAGTTTACAGCAGCGCAAATAGCAGGAATACTGAACGGTACCGTAGAAGGCGACGAAAGCGTAGAAGTTTCGCAACTCGCAAAAATTGAAGAAGGCAATAAAGGAAGTCTAACTTTCTTGGCTAATCCTAAATACACTCATTATATTTACGCGACTCAAGCATCAATAACCATTGTAAACAATGACTTTGTAGCAACAGATAAGTTGTCCACAACCCTTATTCGTGTTGAAAATGCTTACAAAGCTTTTTCGCAACTCTTAGAATATTACAACCAAGTAAAAATGAATAAAACTGGCATTGAAAACCCAGTTTTTATCTCAGAAACCGCCAAATACGGTGAAAATCTTTACTTAGGAGCTTTTTCATATATAGGTGAAAATGTAAAAATTGGGGATAATGTTAAGATTTATCCGAATGTATATATAGGTGATAATGTTACGGTTGGAAACAATTCAATTCTTTTTACAGGTGCCAAAATCTATTCAGAAACTGTAATAGGTGAATCCTGCGTTATAAACAGTAATGTAGTTCTTGGTGCAGATGGTTTTGGATTTACGCCAAACGAAAAAGGCGAGTACCATAAAGTGCCACAAACTGGCAATGTGATTCTAGAGGATAATGTAGACGTTGGCCCAGGAACCACGATTGACCGCGCAACATTAGGCTCTACTTTAATAAAAAAAGGGGTTAAGCTCGATAATCAAATTCAAATAGCCCACAATGTTACCATCGGGGAAAATACAGTAATTGCAGCTCAAACCGGAGTAGCAGGTTCAACCAAAATAGGAAAAAACTGCATCATTGGTGGCCAAGTTGGAATTGCCGGACATATTATTATTGGCGATAACGTAAAAATACAAGCCCAAAGCGGAATAGGCAGAAATTTGAAGGATAATGAAACTTTGCAAGGTTCGCCGGCTTTCGGTTATGGAGATTTTAATAAAAGTTATGTATATTTTAAAAACCTTCCCAAAATAATGGAAAGGTTCAACACTGTTGAAAAAAAGCTCGATCATGAATAA
- a CDS encoding proline dehydrogenase family protein, whose protein sequence is MTSNSLFDNTEAAFQLKSDSELERAYFLFKMISMEPLVKIGSAVTKFALNINLPVEGLIRSTVFDHFCGGVNESDCMTTVDRLFDVGVYSILDYSVEGKEEDAQFNATVNKVIELTEFARNKEAMHFSVFKPTGFGRFKVWQKITEKEPLSDEEKVFWQNIEARYERVSKTAYDSGISLLIDGEESWMQDAADDLCEKMMEKYNTERAIVFNTLQCYRWDRLDYLKNLHQRAKAKGYKLGFKIVRGAYMEKENERALEKGYKTPICESKKATDDNFNEIMKYILDNLNDIELFIGTHNESSTYLAMDLMKEKGIVESDSRVWFGQLYGMSDHITFNLGSEGYNVAKYIPFGPVKDVMPYLIRRAEENTSVAGQTSRELTLLKKEKERRKL, encoded by the coding sequence ATGACATCAAATTCTCTTTTCGACAATACTGAAGCTGCTTTTCAATTAAAGAGTGATTCAGAACTTGAACGCGCATACTTTCTTTTCAAAATGATTTCTATGGAACCATTGGTAAAAATTGGTTCGGCAGTAACAAAATTTGCTTTGAATATCAACCTTCCTGTAGAAGGGTTAATTCGTTCCACGGTCTTTGACCATTTTTGCGGCGGCGTGAACGAAAGTGATTGTATGACAACAGTAGATAGGCTTTTTGATGTTGGTGTTTATTCAATTTTGGATTATTCGGTTGAAGGAAAAGAGGAAGATGCACAGTTTAATGCTACTGTAAATAAGGTAATAGAACTTACCGAATTTGCCAGAAATAAGGAAGCGATGCACTTTTCCGTGTTTAAACCCACTGGTTTTGGACGGTTTAAGGTTTGGCAAAAAATTACTGAAAAGGAGCCATTATCTGATGAAGAGAAGGTGTTTTGGCAGAATATAGAAGCTCGTTATGAAAGAGTTTCAAAAACAGCCTACGACAGTGGAATAAGCCTACTTATTGACGGCGAAGAATCCTGGATGCAAGATGCTGCCGATGATTTGTGTGAAAAAATGATGGAGAAATACAACACCGAGCGCGCCATTGTTTTCAACACATTGCAGTGTTATCGTTGGGATAGACTCGATTACTTAAAAAATTTACATCAAAGGGCTAAAGCAAAGGGTTACAAACTTGGTTTTAAAATTGTTCGTGGCGCTTATATGGAAAAAGAAAATGAGCGCGCTTTAGAAAAAGGATATAAAACGCCAATTTGTGAGAGCAAGAAAGCTACAGATGACAATTTTAATGAGATAATGAAATACATCTTGGACAACCTCAATGATATTGAATTATTTATAGGAACTCATAATGAGTCTAGTACATATTTGGCGATGGATTTGATGAAGGAAAAAGGAATTGTAGAAAGTGATAGCCGCGTTTGGTTTGGGCAACTTTATGGCATGAGTGATCACATTACATTCAATCTTGGTTCAGAAGGCTATAATGTTGCAAAGTATATTCCCTTTGGACCAGTCAAAGATGTGATGCCCTATTTAATACGCCGGGCAGAAGAAAATACTTCTGTAGCTGGACAAACTAGCCGAGAACTTACTTTATTGAAAAAAGAGAAAGAGCGGAGGAAACTTTAA
- the aroB gene encoding 3-dehydroquinate synthase: MGKALIEKGQIYRNEEAWELFSNLITEITPSKVFVIADENTNKHCLPYFLKKINFEKSPEIITIPAGEIEKNISTCLKVWEILSDKGADRTSLIINLGGGVVTDLGGFVASTFKRGLRFINVPTSLLAMVDASVGGKNGVDLGHIKNQIGVINLPEMVILDTAFLETLPSEHITSGLAEMLKHGIIQSEAYWKRIKNINRENKVELNTLIWDSIEIKKAIVAKDPFEKNLRKTLNYGHTLGHAIESYFLENPNKKTLLHGESVAAGIILATYISKDLYGFPENKLQDISESMFKHFPKQTFSKKDIEAIINLLIFDKKNRNGKVLFVLLEDIGRHKTDCVVSNKLIFRAFEYYKNF; this comes from the coding sequence ATGGGAAAAGCATTAATTGAAAAAGGTCAGATTTATCGCAACGAGGAAGCTTGGGAACTTTTTTCGAATTTAATAACGGAAATAACACCTTCAAAAGTATTTGTTATAGCCGATGAAAACACCAATAAGCACTGCCTGCCCTATTTTTTGAAGAAGATAAATTTTGAAAAATCACCTGAAATAATCACTATTCCTGCTGGCGAAATAGAAAAAAATATTTCCACTTGCTTAAAAGTTTGGGAAATACTTTCAGATAAAGGAGCAGATAGAACGAGTTTGATAATAAATCTTGGCGGCGGTGTGGTTACTGACTTAGGAGGATTTGTTGCTTCTACTTTTAAGCGCGGCCTGCGTTTTATAAACGTTCCCACTTCCCTACTTGCTATGGTTGATGCTTCAGTTGGTGGAAAAAACGGCGTAGACTTAGGACATATAAAAAACCAAATTGGAGTGATAAATCTTCCCGAAATGGTGATTTTGGATACCGCTTTTTTAGAAACTTTACCTTCAGAACATATTACTTCAGGCCTAGCAGAAATGCTGAAACATGGTATTATTCAGAGCGAAGCATATTGGAAACGCATTAAAAATATTAATCGTGAAAACAAAGTTGAACTCAATACTTTGATTTGGGATTCCATTGAAATAAAGAAAGCGATTGTAGCTAAAGACCCATTTGAAAAAAATCTGCGGAAAACGTTGAATTACGGGCATACTTTAGGCCACGCTATAGAATCGTATTTTCTTGAAAATCCGAATAAAAAAACCCTTCTTCACGGAGAATCAGTTGCTGCTGGAATTATTTTGGCAACTTATATTTCAAAGGATTTATATGGATTCCCCGAAAACAAACTTCAGGACATTTCTGAAAGCATGTTTAAGCATTTTCCGAAGCAGACTTTCAGCAAAAAAGATATTGAAGCTATCATAAACTTGCTGATATTCGACAAAAAAAACAGGAATGGTAAGGTACTTTTTGTCCTTTTGGAAGACATTGGACGTCATAAAACTGATTGCGTAGTGAGTAACAAATTGATATTCAGAGCTTTTGAGTATTATAAAAATTTCTGA
- the efp gene encoding elongation factor P, giving the protein MATSSDIRKGLCIRYNNDIYKIIEFLHVKPGKGPAFVRTKMKSVTSGKILDNTFSAGHKIDDVRVETHKFQYLYSEGDMYHFMNTEDYSQIRLMREILDTPELMKEGEVVTVLINTEDGSPLSVDMPAHVVLEVTSTEPGVKGNTATNATKPAIVETGAEINVPLFINEGDKIRIDTEKGQYQERMKE; this is encoded by the coding sequence ATGGCAACATCATCAGATATTAGAAAAGGACTTTGCATACGTTACAATAATGATATTTATAAAATCATTGAATTCCTTCACGTAAAACCTGGAAAAGGACCAGCGTTTGTTCGCACAAAAATGAAAAGCGTTACCAGTGGAAAAATTTTAGACAACACTTTTTCCGCAGGGCATAAAATTGACGATGTACGCGTTGAAACCCATAAATTTCAGTACTTGTACAGCGAAGGCGATATGTATCATTTTATGAATACGGAAGATTATTCGCAAATTCGTTTAATGAGAGAAATTTTGGACACACCAGAATTAATGAAAGAAGGCGAAGTTGTTACTGTGCTAATTAACACAGAAGATGGTTCTCCACTTTCTGTAGATATGCCAGCACACGTAGTTTTAGAAGTAACATCAACCGAACCTGGCGTAAAAGGGAACACAGCAACAAACGCAACAAAACCAGCGATTGTTGAAACAGGAGCTGAAATAAATGTTCCACTTTTCATAAATGAAGGTGACAAAATTAGGATTGATACCGAAAAAGGTCAGTATCAGGAAAGGATGAAGGAATAA
- a CDS encoding HD domain-containing protein: protein MKTLPKLKIINDPIYGFITIPGKLVFELMEHKYFQRLRRISQMGFSYIVYPGAHHTRFHHALGAMFLMQKAVQVLQSKGVQISDKEEEALYIAILLHDIGHGPFSHAMENSIVEGVSHEQISLLFMEALNRKFNKQLTLAIEIFKAEHPRKFLHQLVSGQLDMDRLDYLKRDSFYTGVPEGTVNSQRLIAMLNVKNDALVVEEKGIYSVESFIVARRLMYWQVYLHKTGIVAEQLLVRVLKRAKQLSAQGIELPASNGLQFFLKNNIGLDEFSEEVLNTFSKLDDYDIISAMKMWVSNDDFVLKNLSKMLLNRDLLKIKVKSEPFPLQKIKDKRVILKEEYNLSDEEVAYFIFTGKMENQAYSMEKDTINLLKKNGKIVDVAKASDQLNLEALSKSVVKYYMCYPKNNTNSYRG, encoded by the coding sequence TTGAAAACCCTTCCAAAGCTTAAAATCATTAACGATCCCATCTATGGTTTTATTACCATACCCGGCAAACTGGTTTTTGAATTGATGGAGCATAAATACTTCCAAAGGCTGCGTCGCATTTCGCAAATGGGTTTTTCATATATCGTTTATCCGGGTGCGCATCACACGCGTTTTCATCATGCTTTGGGAGCAATGTTTTTAATGCAAAAAGCGGTGCAAGTGCTTCAATCTAAAGGAGTCCAGATTTCTGATAAGGAAGAAGAAGCGCTCTATATTGCCATTCTTTTACACGATATTGGTCACGGACCATTTTCGCACGCGATGGAAAATAGCATTGTTGAAGGTGTAAGCCATGAGCAGATTTCATTGCTTTTCATGGAAGCTCTTAACCGAAAGTTTAACAAGCAATTAACGCTGGCCATAGAAATATTTAAAGCCGAACATCCAAGAAAGTTTTTACATCAGTTGGTTTCTGGACAATTAGATATGGATCGTCTAGATTACTTAAAACGTGACAGTTTTTATACGGGCGTGCCAGAGGGAACTGTAAATTCACAACGATTAATAGCAATGTTGAATGTGAAAAACGACGCATTGGTTGTAGAGGAAAAAGGAATTTATTCTGTTGAAAGCTTCATCGTTGCTCGTAGATTAATGTATTGGCAAGTTTATCTTCACAAAACAGGAATTGTTGCAGAACAGCTTTTAGTTCGTGTTTTGAAGCGCGCAAAACAGTTATCTGCCCAAGGAATTGAACTTCCAGCAAGTAATGGATTACAATTTTTCTTGAAAAATAACATTGGTTTGGATGAATTTTCTGAAGAAGTTCTCAATACTTTTTCCAAACTGGATGATTATGATATTATTTCAGCAATGAAAATGTGGGTGAGTAACGATGATTTTGTGCTGAAGAATCTTTCAAAAATGCTTTTAAATAGAGATTTATTAAAAATAAAGGTGAAATCGGAACCTTTTCCACTTCAAAAGATAAAAGATAAAAGAGTAATTTTAAAGGAAGAATATAATCTTTCTGATGAAGAGGTAGCCTACTTTATTTTCACAGGAAAGATGGAGAACCAAGCGTACAGTATGGAAAAAGACACCATCAACCTTCTCAAGAAAAACGGAAAGATTGTAGATGTTGCCAAGGCAAGTGACCAGCTAAACTTGGAAGCACTTTCAAAATCTGTAGTAAAATACTATATGTGTTATCCAAAAAACAATACGAACAGTTATAGGGGCTAA
- the tsaE gene encoding tRNA (adenosine(37)-N6)-threonylcarbamoyltransferase complex ATPase subunit type 1 TsaE, giving the protein MELTYTQNEISKVAEQVLKAATTNIFLLYGEMGVGKTTLITELVRLLGIQEISGSPSFSIVNEYEGTDGSIFHFDFYRINHIEEAYDIGVEDYFYSGNYVFIEWPERIEALLPESTTKLILKKNKDGSRILQLTN; this is encoded by the coding sequence ATGGAACTAACTTATACCCAAAACGAAATTTCCAAAGTTGCCGAACAAGTTTTAAAGGCTGCAACTACAAACATTTTTCTTCTTTACGGAGAAATGGGTGTAGGCAAAACAACGCTCATTACAGAACTCGTTCGTCTTCTAGGAATTCAAGAAATTTCTGGAAGTCCATCGTTTTCTATTGTAAATGAATACGAAGGAACTGACGGATCTATATTTCACTTCGATTTTTATAGAATAAACCACATTGAAGAAGCCTATGACATAGGTGTAGAAGATTATTTTTATAGCGGAAATTACGTTTTTATAGAATGGCCTGAAAGAATTGAAGCACTATTGCCAGAAAGTACCACCAAATTGATACTTAAAAAAAATAAAGACGGAAGCAGAATATTACAACTCACCAATTAA